The Schistocerca nitens isolate TAMUIC-IGC-003100 chromosome 2, iqSchNite1.1, whole genome shotgun sequence nucleotide sequence GGGTATTTAATTGatcttacggcctttagatttgattgtttaatcgtgtaaccgacgtttgaCGCATTCTTTTTAGCACTTATGTTGATACCTCACACATTgcattatttagggccaactacCATTTTCCGCGCCAtaaagatatcttctctaaatcgttttgcaatttgttttgatcttctaatgactttactaggcgataatcgacagcatcatctgaaaacagtctaAGACTGGTGcgcagattgtcttctaaatcgtttatataggcgaggaacagcagacggcctattaAACAATCTTGGGGAACacgaaaaatcacttctgttttacttgatgactttccatcagtcactacgaactgtgacctctctgacaggaagtcacgaatccagtcatataactgagacaatattccataagcacgcagtttgattacaagccgTTTGTGAGCTATGGTCTTGAAAACcatctgtaaatctagaaatacggaataaaattGAAATCCCCTGCCAATAGCAATCACCACTTGGTGAGAggacagagctagttgtgtttcacaagaaatatgtttcctgaatccgtgttgactgtgtgttaaaagACCGTTTTCTGCGAGCTAATTCGTAATGTTGGTACACAGCTGcacattgacgttaatgatatgggtatgtaatttagttgattactcatactccctttcttgaatattggtgtaatgcggccgcagtggccgaggggttctaggcgcttcaatccggaatcgcgcgactgctacggtcgcaggttcgaattctgcctcgggcatggatgtgtgtgatgtccttaggttagttaggtttaagaagttctaagttctatgggagtgatgacctcagatgttaagtcccatagttctcagagccatttgaatcactttttgaatattggtgtgacttgtgcaactttgggtatggatctttcgccaagccagcggttgtatatgactgttaagtattggGCTTTTGCataagcatattctgaaaggaacctaactggtatacagtctgctccagaagacttgcttttattaagtgagttaAGTTGCTTTTCTACTCATAGGATATCTACTGCTGATTACTCATggtagcagctgttcttgattcgaattctggaatgtttacttcgtcttttttgacGAGTAAATTTCCGAAGGCTGTAGTTAGtagctctgctttagcagcactatcATCGACCGTaatccattgctatcatgcagagaaagcattgattgagTCTTGACGGCAGCAtgctttacataggaccagaatctctctgggttactgccaggtttcgagacaaagtttcgttgtctccggcttcagccagctttcactGCCTGTAGCGACTGGAGCgtcagtgctttctactagcgtttggagctctggtacttcccaaCATAGCTACTATAGTTTAGAAGTATTATACCTGTTGTTAATAGATATACGTTGTTCCTCTGTTCATCATGCAGCGTTTGAGACTGAAGATCTTCTTGTGTTTCTCCGATACCCTCTAACCAAaaaacccagtccacgccacacagcccccgctacccgtgtagccgcctcctgtgtgtaatgCATTCCTGGTCTATTTAGCGAAACACGAAAACCCACCAACCGATGGCGCAATTCGAGGAATCtggagcctacacggtcgcagaactgacTGAGCCTCTGAATGTTCTGCTCTGTACCAcaagtccgcaatcggtcctgtcgactatgctgcaagtgGTAAGATCTGCTTTCATCTCGTAagaaagactggcagcctttacaggTTCTGATAGCCGCACGTAACTCGAGAGAATCCCTTCCGATACAAAGAAACCACATCACTTGTACCGACGTGAGacatcacctgcagttggctgcaccatgtgctcttcatggcaaccCGTTACACTTCTGGAAAGACTCCATCTgttatgcacacggagtgcgcacTGGCTTTCTCCTTCTCCTTAGTGACCATGTGCCTAAGACGCCCCATAACGCGACTAACATTGCAGTTCCCAACTGCGAATATTCCCATGCTCTGTGGTTGTCTGGCTCTTGCCCTCTGGAAGGTTTCCTCTTAAACAGGAccagcgactgcatctggctgaaggACAGTGTCATCCGTAGGCAGCACcttgaacctgtttgtcagactgacCGGAGAGGCCTTACTTTCGGCCCCCTGGGAAGTCATTCGCCTCCTTGCATGCCCCGAGGAATGCAGGCCTCTCAGATAAAAAGTGTTCGCCCAAACACTTTTCCATCAGTTTCATTATCATCGCTCGTTTCTTCACTGTAACACAGTGCTGCAGCAAGGTTCAGACTCTACGTTGGGAGAACACCGCGATTGCTTGCGGCGCTGTTGGTCCTGGACAGTGAACGTAAGCCCCCACCCCCTATCCCCTCCACGCTTTGTCACGTGCGGCGCCTTCTATTCAACACTTTCCCTTGAGGGACCGATTCTGCAGTCACTAAGTGATCACTTCGATAGCAATAAGGGACAAACTAGAACAGTTTCTTAGTGTGTCAAAGGTAAATATTTAAGGAACATTGTATTCCAGTAGTGTTACTCTTTGGGTGCGAAGTGTACCTTCCATTATGTGAGTATCGTAGTATTATCTGACATTAACGCACAGTGAAAGCAGACATATGAAGTAAAACACTACTGAAAAATGAGAATATTCAGGTAACGAATTAGAAACAATGGATTACTTTAAGAAACGAATTTTATTCGTTACGTTCATCATACCATACAAAACTCATTCACACACAATAAATATAGCCTGGACAGTTGTTTATTTAGCTTAGCCCAGGATGGCCTTGCCATAGGCAAGGGGGGCAGCGTACTTAGCAATGGCCGGGGCGGCGTAGGCCACAGGGGCGGCCACCTtagcgacggcgggggcggcgtaggcgacgGGGGCGGCCACCTTGGCGACGACGGGGGCGGGGTGGGCGCCGGCCTCCTTGTGCACGACGGCGTTGAAGCCGTTGACAGGGTCGGCGGTGTAGTCGACGGTGCGGATGGAGCCGTCGGGCTCGACCAGGCTGTAGCTGCCCTGGACGACGTCACCGCTGCGGCTCTCCTGCTGGTTCTTGGAGTCACCGGTGAGGGCGTCCTGCACGCTGTAGGCGTAGCTGTACTGGGGGTTGGGGTCGTACTCGGCGGCCACGGCGGCAGGGGCGGCGACTGCGACGGGGGCGGCTCTCACGGCGGGGGCGACGGCCAGGGGGGCGGCACGCAGTGCGGGGGCGGCGTATGCCACGGGAGCAGCACGAAGGGCTGGGGCGGCGTACGCCACGGGGGCGGCGTAAGCGCGGGCGGCGATGGCTGGGCCGGGGGCGAAGACGGCGGGGGCGCCCAGGAAACCAGCACGGGCTACGGCCACGAAGGCGGCGAGGACGATCAGCTGAAACACACAGTAGATCTGTCAGTTATAGTGTCTACCTGTCTTTGCTAGTGAGGCAGTGGTTCTTTGCATGTTCTTCTGCGGAGCTTCAAAAGGAAGGTCAGGAGGTGTAGTTATTTGGCTATGGATGGAGAAGTGGGGGTCATTGGCGTTTTAAACATTCGTTTTATAGCTGTCGTCTGAAAGGTTCTTGACCATTAGAAGTCTACTAAGACAATCATCATTACAGCATTACATTGTCACTTATTGTTTCTAATCCACATTAGTTACATAGTAACGTTACGTCTGTGACGTCAATTTGATGGCACAGTATTGCAAAACGAATATGAATTTGGTTATACAATGAACATACCATGTGCAATGTCGCAACTGAGTGCTTAGTATGGTCAGCTTTATTTTGCTATCTTCGGCAATCGTCGTGTGGCAGTAACGTTCTTCCATATACTTTACTTAGAGTTGGAGATAAATTGGGAGAAATAAAACCCTCGCTATCTTGTAAGATCTTATTTTTTTATCGTTTCAAAAACTGACGTAACTATCATTGAGACATGACGAACTTTCTAATGAACCTTGCTAGTAGATTAAATATTTGTGATGGGGTTCAAATGAAATGCGTATCTTTTCTTTGCAAAGGGTATCTTCTTAATAACTGAGTTACCTAGGCACCCGTCACCCGGC carries:
- the LOC126236211 gene encoding cuticle protein 21-like; translated protein: MACKLIVLAAFVAVARAGFLGAPAVFAPGPAIAARAYAAPVAYAAPALRAAPVAYAAPALRAAPLAVAPAVRAAPVAVAAPAAVAAEYDPNPQYSYAYSVQDALTGDSKNQQESRSGDVVQGSYSLVEPDGSIRTVDYTADPVNGFNAVVHKEAGAHPAPVVAKVAAPVAYAAPAVAKVAAPVAYAAPAIAKYAAPLAYGKAILG